One Cellulomonas sp. NS3 genomic region harbors:
- a CDS encoding acetylornithine transaminase: MSGTDVTQPAGAGVGAGTGDLVAPDSGAHWTQRYSAAVMDTFGPPQRVLVRGDGAYVWDADGKRYLDLLAGIAVNALGHAHPTLTAAISAQLGTLGHVSNFFATPTQVALAERLLDLARAPHGSRVFFTNSGTEANEALVKMTRRTGRPRILALEGSFHGRSMGALALTHKPAYREPFEPLPGGVEFLPFGDSEALRAAFAPENGGGADVAALVLEPVQGEAGVRPLPAGYLALARELTSAAGALLALDEVQTGMGRTGVWLAHHHDHLGGGIVPDVVTLAKGLGGGFPIGAVVAYGERAATLLGRGQHGTTFGGNPVAAAAGLATIGVIERDGLLANVRDVGAGLRAAVSALGHPLVAQVRGEGLLIAIELARPVAAEVAAQALAAGIIVNPCTPTTLRIAPPLILTAGQGQQLVDFLAGLPRDLGPEA; the protein is encoded by the coding sequence ATGAGCGGCACCGACGTGACGCAGCCCGCCGGTGCGGGCGTGGGCGCAGGCACGGGCGACCTCGTCGCCCCCGACTCGGGCGCGCACTGGACGCAGCGGTACTCCGCGGCGGTCATGGACACGTTCGGCCCGCCGCAGCGCGTGCTCGTGCGCGGCGACGGCGCCTACGTGTGGGACGCCGACGGCAAGCGGTACCTCGACCTGCTCGCGGGCATCGCGGTCAACGCGCTGGGCCACGCGCACCCGACGCTGACCGCGGCGATCTCCGCGCAGCTCGGCACGCTCGGGCACGTGTCGAACTTCTTCGCGACGCCGACGCAGGTCGCGCTCGCCGAGCGGCTGCTCGACCTCGCCCGCGCACCGCACGGCTCGCGGGTGTTCTTCACGAACTCGGGGACGGAAGCCAACGAGGCGCTCGTGAAGATGACGCGCCGCACGGGCCGCCCACGCATCCTCGCGCTCGAGGGGTCCTTCCACGGCCGGAGCATGGGGGCGCTCGCGCTGACCCACAAGCCGGCCTACCGCGAGCCGTTCGAGCCGCTGCCCGGCGGCGTCGAGTTCCTGCCGTTCGGCGACAGCGAGGCCCTGCGGGCGGCGTTCGCGCCGGAGAACGGCGGGGGAGCGGACGTCGCGGCCCTCGTGCTCGAGCCCGTCCAGGGCGAGGCCGGTGTGCGCCCGCTGCCCGCGGGGTACCTCGCACTGGCCCGCGAGCTCACGTCGGCCGCGGGAGCGCTGCTCGCGCTCGACGAGGTGCAGACCGGCATGGGCCGGACCGGCGTCTGGCTCGCGCACCACCACGACCACCTCGGCGGCGGGATCGTGCCCGACGTCGTCACTCTCGCCAAGGGCCTCGGCGGCGGCTTCCCGATCGGCGCGGTCGTCGCGTACGGCGAGCGCGCGGCGACGCTCCTGGGCCGCGGTCAGCACGGCACGACGTTCGGCGGGAACCCGGTCGCCGCGGCGGCGGGCCTCGCGACGATCGGTGTCATCGAGCGCGACGGCCTGCTCGCGAACGTCCGCGACGTCGGCGCCGGGCTGCGTGCCGCGGTGTCCGCGCTCGGGCACCCGCTCGTCGCGCAGGTGCGCGGCGAGGGTCTCCTGATCGCGATCGAGCTGGCGCGCCCGGTGGCGGCCGAGGTCGCCGCGCAGGCGCTCGCGGCCGGGATCATCGTCAACCCATGCACGCCGACCACGCTCCGGATCGCCCCCCCGCTCATCCTCACCGCGGGCCAGGGCCAGCAGCTCGTCGACTTCCTCGCGGGGCTCCCGCGCGACCTCGGACCGGAGGCCTGA
- the argF gene encoding ornithine carbamoyltransferase, which produces MVRHFLRDDDLSPREQREVLELALAFRDDRFIRTPLAGPRAVALVFDKHSTRTRVSFSVGVAELGGYPLVLDSGTSQLERGEPIEDTARVLDRQCAAIVWRTSAQSRLDAMAGASGVPVVNALTDEFHPCQVLADLMTIAQLRGGVGALAGKTLAYLGDGANNMGHSYLLGGATAGLHVRVAAPPGYLPDAAVLADAERVAAGTGGSVLVTHDPAVAVAGADVIATDTWVSMGHETTADARAEPFLPFQVNSASLAAAAPDAIVLHCLPAYRGKEITAEVLDGPQSAVWDEAENRLHAQKALLTWLLERS; this is translated from the coding sequence ATGGTGCGGCACTTCCTGCGCGACGACGACCTGAGCCCGCGCGAGCAGCGCGAGGTCCTCGAGCTCGCGCTCGCGTTCCGCGACGACCGGTTCATCCGGACGCCGCTCGCCGGCCCGCGTGCGGTCGCCCTGGTCTTCGACAAGCACTCGACGCGCACGCGCGTGTCGTTCTCCGTCGGTGTCGCGGAGCTCGGCGGCTACCCGCTGGTCCTGGACTCCGGGACGTCCCAGCTCGAGCGCGGCGAGCCGATCGAGGACACCGCGCGCGTGCTGGACCGCCAGTGCGCGGCGATCGTCTGGCGCACGTCGGCGCAGAGCCGGCTCGACGCGATGGCGGGCGCCTCGGGCGTCCCGGTCGTGAACGCGCTGACGGACGAGTTCCACCCGTGCCAGGTGCTCGCCGACCTCATGACGATCGCGCAGCTGCGCGGCGGCGTCGGGGCGCTGGCCGGGAAGACGCTCGCGTACCTCGGCGACGGGGCCAACAACATGGGGCACTCGTACCTCCTCGGCGGTGCGACCGCGGGCCTGCACGTGCGGGTCGCGGCGCCGCCCGGGTACCTGCCCGACGCGGCCGTGCTGGCGGACGCCGAGCGCGTCGCGGCCGGCACGGGCGGCTCCGTCCTCGTGACGCACGACCCCGCCGTCGCCGTGGCCGGCGCCGACGTGATCGCGACCGACACGTGGGTCTCCATGGGGCACGAGACGACGGCGGACGCCCGGGCCGAGCCGTTCCTGCCGTTCCAGGTGAACAGCGCGTCGCTCGCGGCCGCGGCCCCGGACGCGATCGTGCTGCACTGCCTGCCGGCGTACCGCGGCAAGGAGATCACCGCGGAGGTCCTCGACGGCCCGCAGTCGGCGGTCTGGGACGAGGCCGAGAACCGCCTGCACGCCCAGAAGGCGCTGCTCACCTGGCTGCTGGAGCGGTCATGA
- a CDS encoding arginine repressor: MSPGTIAGTAGATSPPTKAARHALITGLLGRRAVHSQSELAEALAGEGVTVTQATLSRDLVELRATKVRTPSGSLVYTVPAEGGNRAPAPVADAEMLAARLARLCAELVVTAEASGNLVVLRTPPGAAQFLASAIDHSVMPGVMGTIAGDDTVLVISSDPGGGQAVAQRFLDLAAGRDDAREKEDT; encoded by the coding sequence ATGAGCCCCGGCACCATCGCGGGTACCGCCGGGGCGACCTCCCCGCCGACGAAGGCGGCCCGGCACGCGCTGATCACGGGTCTGCTCGGGCGCCGCGCGGTGCACTCGCAGTCCGAGCTGGCCGAGGCGCTCGCGGGCGAGGGTGTCACCGTGACCCAGGCGACGCTGTCGCGCGACCTCGTCGAGCTCCGTGCCACCAAGGTCCGCACACCGTCCGGGTCGCTCGTGTACACCGTGCCCGCCGAGGGCGGCAACCGCGCCCCCGCGCCCGTCGCCGACGCCGAGATGCTCGCGGCGAGGCTCGCGCGGCTCTGTGCCGAGCTGGTGGTGACGGCCGAGGCGTCGGGCAACCTCGTCGTCCTGCGCACCCCGCCGGGAGCCGCGCAGTTCCTCGCCTCCGCGATCGACCACTCGGTCATGCCGGGCGTGATGGGCACCATCGCCGGTGACGACACCGTCCTGGTCATCAGCAGCGACCCCGGCGGCGGCCAGGCCGTCGCCCAGCGGTTCCTCGATCTCGCGGCCGGCCGCGACGACGCACGAGAGAAGGAAGACACGTGA
- the argG gene encoding argininosuccinate synthase, which produces MSKVLTQLPVGERVGIAFSGGLDTSVAVAWMRHHGAIPCTYTADLGQYDEPEIDQVPDRALMYGAELSRAVDCKGALVEEGLAALACGAFHIRSGGRSYFNTTPLGRAVTGTLLVRAMQSDGVEIWGDGSTFKGNDIERFYRYGLLANPSLRIYKPWLDKDFVSELGGRAEMSQFLVEHELPYRDSAEKAYSTDANIWGATHEAKTLEQLDVSLELVQPIMGVRFWDPAVAIDTEDVTIAFERGRPTTINGVRFDDAVALVREANAIGGRHGLGMSDQIENRIIEAKSRGVYEAPGMALLFVAYERLVNAIHNEDTIASYHAEGRRLGRLLYEGRWLDPQALMLRESIQRWIASVVTGEVTLRLRRGEDYTILRTDGPALSYHPDKLSMERTESAAFGPTDRIGQLTMRNLDIADSRAKLELYAQQPVDQGQVLVENGTLFGALPTGGADVITDNPSVVGDEELALESAAMEVGTD; this is translated from the coding sequence GTGAGCAAGGTTCTGACTCAGCTGCCCGTGGGCGAGCGCGTGGGGATCGCCTTCTCGGGCGGTCTCGACACGTCGGTCGCGGTGGCCTGGATGCGTCACCACGGCGCGATCCCGTGCACGTACACCGCGGACCTCGGCCAGTACGACGAGCCCGAGATCGACCAGGTGCCCGACCGCGCCCTGATGTACGGCGCGGAGCTCTCGCGAGCGGTCGACTGCAAGGGCGCGCTGGTCGAGGAGGGCCTGGCGGCGCTCGCGTGCGGCGCGTTCCACATCCGCAGCGGCGGCCGGTCGTACTTCAACACGACCCCCCTGGGCCGCGCCGTGACCGGCACGTTGCTGGTGCGCGCGATGCAGTCCGACGGCGTCGAGATCTGGGGCGACGGCTCGACGTTCAAGGGCAACGACATCGAGCGGTTCTACCGCTACGGGCTGCTGGCGAACCCGTCCCTGCGGATCTACAAGCCGTGGCTCGACAAGGACTTCGTGTCCGAGCTCGGCGGGCGCGCCGAGATGAGCCAGTTCCTCGTCGAGCACGAGCTGCCGTACCGCGACAGCGCCGAGAAGGCGTACTCGACCGACGCCAACATCTGGGGCGCCACGCACGAGGCCAAGACGCTCGAGCAGCTCGACGTCTCGCTCGAGCTGGTCCAGCCGATCATGGGCGTCCGGTTCTGGGACCCCGCGGTGGCGATCGACACCGAGGACGTGACGATCGCCTTCGAGCGCGGCCGGCCGACCACGATCAACGGCGTGCGCTTCGACGACGCGGTCGCACTGGTGCGCGAGGCCAACGCGATCGGCGGGCGGCATGGGCTCGGCATGTCCGACCAGATCGAGAACCGGATCATCGAGGCGAAGTCGCGCGGCGTCTACGAGGCCCCCGGCATGGCGCTGCTGTTCGTCGCCTACGAGCGGCTCGTCAACGCCATCCACAACGAGGACACGATCGCGAGCTACCACGCCGAGGGCCGCCGGCTCGGCCGGCTGCTCTACGAGGGCCGCTGGCTCGACCCCCAGGCGCTCATGCTGCGCGAGTCGATCCAGCGGTGGATCGCGTCCGTCGTCACGGGCGAGGTCACGCTGCGCCTGCGCCGGGGTGAGGACTACACGATCCTGCGCACGGACGGCCCGGCGCTGTCCTATCACCCGGACAAGCTCTCGATGGAGCGCACCGAGTCGGCCGCCTTCGGCCCGACCGACCGGATCGGCCAGCTGACGATGCGCAACCTCGACATCGCCGACTCCCGCGCGAAGCTCGAGCTGTACGCGCAGCAGCCGGTCGACCAGGGCCAGGTCCTCGTCGAGAACGGCACGCTCTTCGGCGCCCTGCCCACGGGCGGCGCGGACGTCATCACGGACAACCCCTCGGTCGTCGGTGACGAGGAGCTCGCGCTCGAGAGCGCCGCGATGGAAGTCGGGACGGACTGA
- the argH gene encoding argininosuccinate lyase yields MTDAAGTSSGTPSGGLEGGPSGDGAGSGGTVAGQAPVSLWGGRFAGGPAQALAALSQSTHFDWRLARHDIAGSVAHARVLHRAGLLDDAELATMLDGLSRLHDDVVSGAFLPVLADEDVHTALERGLIERAGPEVGGKLRAGRSRNDQIATLVRVYLREEARHVGGLVLDVVDAVLDQATAAGDAPMPGRTHLQHAQPVLLAHHLLAHAWPLLRDVERWVDWDARAARSPYGSGALAGSSLGLDPAAVAAELGFDGPVENSIDGTASRDVVAEFAFVAAMTGVDLSRFAEEIILWATKEFGFVRLDDAYSTGSSIMPQKKNPDIAELARGKAGRLVGDLAGLLTTLKGLPLAYNRDLQEDKEPVFDQVDTLSVLLPAFAGMVATLTFDTDRLAELAPQGFSLATDVAEWLVREGVPFRVAHEVAGACVRVCEERGIELWDLSEDDLAGISEHLTPGVRSVLTVEGSLASRSATGGTAPVRVAEQLVRARDRSAELRAWTS; encoded by the coding sequence ATGACGGACGCAGCGGGCACGTCGTCCGGCACACCGTCGGGCGGCCTCGAGGGCGGACCGTCCGGCGACGGCGCAGGGAGCGGCGGGACCGTCGCCGGGCAGGCGCCCGTGAGCCTGTGGGGCGGCCGGTTCGCCGGCGGTCCCGCGCAGGCGCTCGCGGCGCTGTCGCAGTCGACGCACTTCGACTGGCGGCTCGCCCGCCACGACATCGCGGGCTCGGTCGCGCACGCGCGCGTGCTGCACCGCGCGGGCCTGCTCGACGACGCCGAGCTCGCCACGATGCTCGACGGGCTCTCCCGCCTGCACGACGACGTCGTGAGCGGCGCGTTCCTGCCGGTGCTCGCCGACGAGGACGTGCACACCGCGCTCGAGCGCGGGCTGATCGAGCGCGCGGGCCCGGAGGTGGGCGGCAAGCTGCGCGCCGGTCGCTCGCGCAACGACCAGATCGCGACGCTCGTGCGCGTGTACCTGCGCGAGGAGGCGCGCCACGTCGGCGGCCTGGTGCTCGACGTGGTCGACGCGGTCCTCGACCAGGCGACGGCCGCGGGCGACGCCCCGATGCCCGGGCGCACGCACCTGCAGCACGCGCAGCCCGTCCTGCTCGCGCACCACCTGCTCGCGCACGCGTGGCCGCTGCTGCGCGACGTCGAGCGCTGGGTCGACTGGGACGCCCGCGCCGCGCGGTCGCCGTACGGCTCGGGGGCGCTCGCCGGCTCGTCGCTCGGGCTCGACCCCGCGGCGGTCGCGGCCGAGCTCGGCTTCGACGGCCCCGTCGAGAACTCGATCGACGGCACGGCGTCGCGCGACGTCGTCGCGGAGTTCGCGTTCGTCGCGGCGATGACGGGCGTCGACCTGTCGCGGTTCGCCGAGGAGATCATCCTGTGGGCGACCAAGGAGTTCGGCTTCGTCCGCCTCGACGACGCCTACTCGACCGGGTCGAGCATCATGCCGCAGAAGAAGAACCCGGACATCGCCGAGCTCGCACGCGGGAAGGCCGGGCGGCTCGTCGGCGACCTCGCAGGGCTGCTGACGACGCTCAAGGGCCTCCCGCTCGCGTACAACCGCGACCTGCAGGAGGACAAGGAGCCGGTGTTCGACCAGGTCGACACGCTCTCGGTGCTCCTGCCGGCCTTCGCGGGCATGGTCGCGACGCTCACGTTCGACACCGACCGCCTCGCCGAGCTCGCGCCGCAGGGCTTCTCGCTCGCGACCGACGTCGCGGAGTGGCTCGTGCGCGAGGGCGTGCCGTTCCGCGTCGCCCACGAGGTCGCCGGTGCGTGCGTCCGGGTGTGCGAGGAGCGCGGCATCGAGCTGTGGGACCTCAGCGAGGACGACCTCGCCGGCATCTCGGAGCACCTCACGCCCGGGGTCCGCTCGGTGCTGACCGTCGAGGGCTCGCTCGCGTCGCGCTCGGCGACGGGCGGCACCGCGCCGGTCCGGGTCGCGGAGCAGCTCGTGCGCGCACGCGACCGTTCCGCGGAGCTGCGCGCCTGGACGTCGTGA
- a CDS encoding uridine kinase family protein, whose translation MTDAEVPGVDGPGTDAAGTDADRPDTDAAWPDGEVLPAVGGSADPAPAALAAGGATPSGATPSGAPAAATSPTEARAAAARVAELALGRAARLGPVRLVCVDGPAGSGKSTFAAALAGHLTDRGVGAAVLHLDDLYAGWSGLDGDLAPRLSAQVLEPLRRGRAGRYQRYDWPSERFADWVDVPVPQALVVEGCGAGRRAVTHDAVVLVWVEAPAPLRLDRGLERDGAAMRPHWERWMHDEQVHFRREGTADRADVRLDAYGRMVE comes from the coding sequence GTGACCGACGCGGAGGTCCCGGGCGTGGACGGGCCCGGGACCGACGCGGCCGGCACGGACGCTGACCGGCCGGACACCGACGCGGCTTGGCCGGACGGCGAGGTGCTCCCGGCCGTCGGCGGGTCCGCCGACCCGGCTCCCGCGGCCCTGGCCGCCGGCGGCGCGACCCCGAGCGGTGCGACCCCGAGCGGTGCGCCGGCCGCCGCCACGTCACCGACCGAGGCACGGGCAGCAGCCGCCCGTGTCGCGGAGCTCGCCCTCGGACGGGCCGCTCGGCTGGGTCCGGTCCGTCTCGTGTGCGTCGACGGCCCGGCGGGCTCGGGCAAGTCGACGTTCGCCGCCGCGCTCGCCGGGCACCTCACGGACCGCGGGGTGGGCGCCGCCGTGCTGCACCTCGACGACCTCTACGCAGGCTGGTCGGGCCTCGACGGCGACCTCGCCCCGCGCCTGTCCGCGCAGGTCCTCGAGCCGTTGCGGCGGGGTCGCGCCGGGCGCTACCAGCGCTACGACTGGCCGAGCGAGCGGTTCGCGGACTGGGTCGACGTCCCTGTCCCGCAGGCCCTGGTCGTCGAGGGCTGCGGCGCCGGGCGCCGGGCCGTCACGCACGACGCCGTCGTGCTCGTCTGGGTCGAGGCGCCCGCGCCCCTGCGGCTCGACCGCGGTCTCGAGCGGGACGGCGCGGCGATGCGGCCGCACTGGGAGCGGTGGATGCACGACGAGCAGGTCCACTTCCGGCGCGAGGGCACCGCGGACCGCGCCGACGTCCGGCTCGACGCGTACGGCAGGATGGTGGAATGA
- a CDS encoding DNA-3-methyladenine glycosylase, giving the protein MSTAPDARDGVGIVPARVWYARDVLAVARDLLGAHITSRSPEGDVTIRLTEVEAYGGADDPGSHAFRGRTARNATMFAEPGRLYVYRHLGLHHCVNVVTSPSGQPAAVLLRAGEVVEGADLARARRESKGVVDSERSLARGPARLAVALGLDLGANGADVTERGGAVLVHRHEGLLFPALATGPRVGVGGEGADPSRFPWRLWLSGERTVSAYRPAYRSPASVSSPPSGTTSA; this is encoded by the coding sequence ATGAGCACAGCACCGGACGCGCGTGACGGCGTGGGGATCGTCCCCGCGCGCGTCTGGTACGCCCGGGACGTGCTCGCGGTGGCCCGCGACCTGCTCGGCGCGCACATCACGAGCCGGTCGCCCGAGGGCGACGTGACGATCCGGCTCACCGAGGTCGAGGCCTACGGCGGAGCCGACGACCCGGGCTCGCACGCCTTCCGCGGTCGCACCGCGCGCAACGCGACGATGTTCGCCGAACCCGGGCGCCTGTACGTGTACCGCCACCTCGGCCTGCACCACTGCGTCAACGTGGTGACGAGCCCGAGCGGCCAGCCGGCGGCGGTCCTCCTGCGGGCCGGCGAGGTCGTCGAGGGAGCCGACCTCGCGCGTGCGCGCCGCGAGAGCAAGGGTGTCGTCGACTCCGAGCGCTCGCTCGCCCGCGGTCCGGCGCGCCTGGCTGTCGCGCTGGGTCTCGACCTCGGGGCCAACGGCGCCGACGTGACCGAGCGCGGTGGGGCCGTCCTGGTGCACCGTCACGAGGGACTGCTCTTCCCGGCGCTCGCCACCGGCCCCCGGGTCGGCGTCGGGGGAGAGGGCGCCGACCCGTCCCGGTTCCCGTGGCGGCTCTGGCTGTCCGGTGAGCGCACGGTCTCCGCCTACCGCCCCGCGTATCGGTCGCCGGCGTCGGTGAGCAGCCCGCCCAGCGGGACGACGTCGGCCTGA
- the tyrS gene encoding tyrosine--tRNA ligase, which yields MNHVLDELAWRGLVAQTTDLDALRAALDAGPVNLYCGFDPTAPSLHIGNLVQILTIRRLQRAGHRPFALVGGATGLIGDPKMTGERTLNPRDVVAGWVERIRLQIEPLLDFDGPDAATMVNNLDWTAQLSAIDLLRDVGQHYRLGTMLAKDTVARRLNSEQGISFTEFSYQVLQGMDFLELYRRHGVSLQTGGSDQWGNLLSGVELVRKAEGVGVHALTTPLITKADGTKFGKTESGTVWLDPGLTSPYAFFQFWLNADDADVVRYLKVFSFRSREEIEDLERAVAERPAAREAQRALAHEVTSLVHGTEAADKVVSASQALFGRGDLAALDEATLAAAVAELPSAAVRTGDLVVDVLAASGIVASKGAARRAIAEGGASVNNVKVTDEDATLTDADLLHGRWAVLRRGKRTLAVADARA from the coding sequence GTGAACCACGTCCTCGACGAGCTCGCCTGGCGCGGCCTCGTCGCCCAGACCACCGACCTCGACGCGCTGCGCGCGGCTCTCGACGCCGGCCCGGTGAACCTCTACTGCGGGTTCGACCCGACCGCGCCGAGCCTGCACATCGGCAACCTCGTCCAGATCCTCACGATCCGCCGTCTGCAGCGCGCCGGCCACCGACCGTTCGCGCTCGTCGGCGGGGCGACCGGCCTGATCGGCGACCCGAAGATGACGGGGGAGCGCACGCTCAACCCCCGCGACGTCGTCGCCGGCTGGGTCGAGCGCATCCGCCTCCAGATCGAGCCGCTGCTCGACTTCGACGGCCCGGACGCCGCGACGATGGTCAACAACCTCGACTGGACGGCGCAGCTGTCCGCGATCGACCTGCTCCGCGACGTCGGCCAGCACTACCGGCTCGGCACGATGCTCGCCAAGGACACCGTGGCCCGGCGCCTGAACAGCGAGCAGGGCATCAGCTTCACCGAGTTCAGCTACCAGGTGCTCCAGGGCATGGACTTCCTCGAGCTGTACCGGCGGCACGGGGTGAGCCTGCAGACGGGCGGGAGCGACCAGTGGGGCAACCTGCTCTCCGGCGTCGAGCTCGTGCGCAAGGCCGAGGGGGTCGGGGTGCACGCGCTGACGACCCCGCTCATCACGAAGGCCGACGGCACGAAGTTCGGCAAGACGGAGTCGGGCACGGTGTGGCTCGACCCCGGGCTGACGAGCCCGTACGCCTTCTTCCAGTTCTGGCTCAACGCCGACGACGCCGACGTGGTCCGCTACCTCAAGGTCTTCTCGTTCCGGAGCCGCGAGGAGATCGAGGACCTCGAGCGCGCGGTCGCCGAGCGGCCAGCGGCCCGCGAGGCCCAGCGCGCGCTCGCGCACGAGGTGACGTCGCTCGTCCACGGCACCGAGGCTGCGGACAAGGTGGTCTCGGCGAGCCAGGCGCTCTTCGGGCGCGGGGACCTGGCGGCGCTCGACGAGGCGACGCTCGCGGCAGCCGTCGCCGAGCTGCCGTCGGCGGCGGTCCGCACGGGCGACCTGGTGGTCGACGTCCTCGCCGCGTCGGGGATCGTGGCGAGCAAGGGAGCCGCGCGCCGGGCGATCGCCGAGGGCGGGGCGTCGGTCAACAACGTCAAGGTGACCGACGAGGACGCGACGCTCACGGACGCCGACCTGCTGCACGGTCGCTGGGCGGTCCTGCGCCGCGGCAAGCGCACGCTCGCCGTGGCCGACGCACGGGCCTGA
- a CDS encoding tetratricopeptide repeat protein, with protein MRSDRVGGDRPGRPRGERPGAARPWSRGDESSSRFGDDDRRPTRPPQPERVAAPELPEDIAFSDLDRAVRARLRTLSKENAENVGLHLVMTGRLLDSDPELAYEHAQAAVRRAGRVDVVREAAGLAAYRTGRFAEALRELRTVRRLNGSSEHLAVMADCERGLGRPERALTLASSPEAEGLAPAESVELAIVVSGARLDLGEPEAAIAVLRAPAVQHAAGVVAVRVAQALAAAYEAAGRADEARDALAGYTQSQLDEASGTAEEEDDVVVFDLDEDEQVPDGEEHDTATDAVSDPGAASPGAGPGETAGSEAGSDDGGDPQGAGEADAGGDPQGAGEADDGGDPQGAGEADDGGDPQGLGESGGVGEADGAGEAYGAGPGEREGAGQDEREGDA; from the coding sequence GTGCGGTCGGACCGCGTCGGTGGCGACCGGCCAGGGCGTCCGCGGGGCGAGCGGCCCGGCGCCGCACGCCCGTGGAGCCGCGGGGACGAGTCGTCGAGCCGGTTCGGGGACGACGACCGTCGTCCGACCCGTCCGCCGCAGCCCGAGCGCGTCGCCGCGCCCGAGCTTCCCGAGGACATCGCCTTCTCGGACCTCGACCGCGCCGTCCGGGCTCGCCTGCGCACGCTCAGCAAGGAGAACGCGGAGAACGTCGGGCTGCACCTGGTCATGACCGGGCGGCTGCTCGACTCCGACCCCGAGCTCGCGTACGAGCACGCCCAGGCTGCCGTACGTCGCGCCGGTCGCGTCGACGTCGTGCGCGAGGCGGCCGGCCTGGCGGCGTACCGCACCGGTCGCTTCGCCGAGGCGCTGCGCGAGCTGCGCACGGTGCGCCGGCTCAACGGCTCGTCGGAGCACCTGGCCGTGATGGCCGACTGCGAGCGTGGGCTCGGGCGTCCGGAGCGGGCGCTCACCCTCGCGTCGAGCCCCGAGGCCGAAGGTCTCGCGCCCGCCGAGTCCGTCGAGCTCGCGATCGTCGTGAGCGGTGCGCGCCTCGACCTCGGCGAGCCGGAGGCGGCGATCGCCGTGCTGCGCGCCCCGGCGGTGCAGCACGCGGCGGGAGTGGTGGCGGTGCGGGTCGCGCAGGCGCTCGCCGCGGCGTACGAGGCCGCAGGGCGTGCCGACGAGGCGCGGGATGCGCTCGCCGGCTACACGCAGTCCCAGCTCGACGAGGCGTCGGGCACGGCGGAGGAGGAGGACGACGTCGTCGTCTTCGACCTCGACGAGGACGAGCAGGTGCCGGACGGCGAGGAGCACGACACCGCCACGGATGCCGTGTCGGACCCCGGCGCGGCGAGCCCGGGTGCGGGACCCGGGGAAACCGCGGGCTCTGAGGCGGGGAGCGACGACGGTGGCGACCCGCAGGGCGCGGGCGAGGCCGACGCCGGTGGCGACCCGCAGGGCGCGGGCGAGGCCGACGACGGTGGCGACCCGCAGGGCGCGGGCGAGGCCGACGACGGCGGCGATCCGCAGGGCCTGGGCGAGTCCGGCGGCGTGGGCGAGGCCGACGGGGCGGGCGAGGCCTACGGCGCGGGCCCGGGCGAGCGCGAGGGCGCGGGCCAGGACGAGCGCGAGGGCGACGCGTGA
- a CDS encoding HAD-IIA family hydrolase has protein sequence MSRGLLGCDVPLAEAHDLALVDLDGVAYRGHEPIAGAADGLAGARARGMRLVFVTNNASREPESVAEQLTGLGIPAGPAEVMTAAQAAAELLRTRLPQGAKVLVVGGAGLVTAVTAAGYTVVESADDEPDAVAQGFAPELGWAQLAEAAYAVQRGAWHVASNLDLSLPTARGFAPGNGSLVGAVRAATGVTPDSAGKPSPDMYRMAIGRTGAASPLVIGDRLDTDLAGARAGEIPGLHVLTGVSSARDDVLAAPGERPHFIGADLLSLLEPHPLPELSAEGWWVCRGAAARVVDGRLDLHRAEGSGDDGVDLVRAACAAAWDAVDAGLTLDASSVPELGVGEPGEVSAGR, from the coding sequence GTGAGCCGCGGGCTGCTGGGCTGCGACGTCCCCCTCGCGGAGGCGCACGACCTGGCGCTCGTGGACCTCGACGGGGTCGCGTACCGCGGGCACGAGCCGATCGCCGGTGCGGCGGACGGGCTGGCCGGCGCGCGGGCGCGCGGGATGCGGCTCGTCTTCGTGACCAACAACGCGTCGCGCGAGCCGGAGTCGGTGGCCGAGCAGCTGACGGGGCTCGGGATCCCCGCCGGCCCCGCCGAGGTCATGACCGCGGCGCAGGCTGCGGCGGAGCTGCTGCGGACGCGGTTGCCGCAGGGCGCGAAGGTGCTCGTCGTCGGTGGCGCGGGTCTGGTCACCGCCGTGACGGCCGCCGGCTACACGGTCGTGGAGTCGGCGGACGACGAGCCCGACGCCGTGGCGCAGGGGTTCGCGCCCGAGCTCGGGTGGGCCCAGCTGGCCGAGGCGGCGTACGCGGTGCAGCGGGGCGCGTGGCACGTCGCCAGCAACCTCGACCTCAGCCTGCCGACCGCACGCGGCTTCGCTCCGGGCAACGGCTCGCTCGTGGGGGCGGTGCGTGCGGCGACCGGGGTCACGCCCGACAGCGCGGGCAAGCCGTCGCCGGACATGTACCGCATGGCGATCGGCCGGACCGGCGCGGCCTCGCCCCTGGTCATCGGCGACCGCCTCGACACCGACCTGGCCGGCGCCCGTGCAGGCGAGATCCCGGGGCTCCACGTCCTGACCGGGGTCAGCTCGGCGCGTGACGACGTGCTGGCGGCTCCGGGGGAGCGCCCGCACTTCATCGGCGCGGACCTCCTCTCGCTCCTCGAGCCGCACCCGCTCCCCGAGCTCTCGGCCGAGGGCTGGTGGGTCTGCAGGGGCGCTGCGGCGCGCGTCGTCGACGGGCGTCTCGACCTGCACCGCGCCGAGGGGTCGGGAGACGATGGGGTCGACCTCGTCCGCGCGGCGTGCGCGGCCGCATGGGACGCGGTCGACGCGGGCCTCACGCTCGACGCGAGCTCGGTCCCCGAGCTCGGTGTGGGAGAACCGGGCGAGGTCAGCGCCGGAAGGTAG